The Virgibacillus siamensis genome includes a region encoding these proteins:
- a CDS encoding heavy metal translocating P-type ATPase, translating to MTTGSETLQSPKHNPFKSFFETSFLSRISPHLELIAALFSGLLILITWLLSDHLSQTMWVILHLIAFAIGGYAKAKEGIQETIANKELNVEMLMVFAAIGSAAIGYWTEGAILIFIFALSGALETYTMNKSNKEISALMNLQPEQALLISDGQEKVVPVSKLKVEDIVAVRAGERIPADGMITKGSTAIDESAITGESIPVSKQNSEEVFAGTVALDGSISIKITKPASETLFQKIIQMVQTAQEEKSPSQLFIERFEGTYVKVVLAVVAVMMFLPTLLFSWSLSESIYRAMILLVVASPCALVASIMPATLSAISNSAKRGVLFKGGVHAENLSHMKAIAFDKTGTLTNGTPEVTDLYTEPNVEKEFILLHAGAIEKESTHPLAEAITSNSSGMDFSKVNVQEVKTWSGNGITAIIDNETWKIGKAGFVGESAASHFQNGIAEKMAAQGKTIVFVKRNQHIIAMYALKDTIRKEAKKAIKTLHKQGIHTIMLTGDNETTAKAIAAEAGIDDYIATCLPEEKVNHVKALRNKYGNVAMVGDGINDAPALATANIGIAMGKGTDAALETADIVLMKNDLPKITNAILLSERMNRIVKQNVIFSMSVILLLIASNFLQVLDLPLGVIGHEGSTILVILNGLRLLK from the coding sequence ATGACAACCGGTTCGGAAACATTGCAGTCACCTAAACATAATCCGTTTAAATCGTTTTTTGAAACATCATTCTTATCCCGTATTTCTCCACATCTCGAATTAATTGCAGCCTTATTCAGCGGCTTGCTTATACTGATCACATGGCTCCTCAGTGATCACCTGTCGCAAACAATGTGGGTCATTTTGCATTTAATTGCGTTTGCAATAGGCGGCTATGCGAAAGCAAAAGAAGGAATCCAGGAGACAATCGCAAATAAGGAATTAAACGTTGAAATGCTGATGGTATTTGCCGCAATCGGCTCAGCAGCCATTGGTTACTGGACAGAAGGCGCCATCCTGATTTTTATTTTCGCATTATCTGGAGCGCTGGAAACGTACACCATGAACAAAAGCAATAAAGAGATTTCCGCACTTATGAATCTGCAGCCGGAACAGGCACTCTTAATCTCGGATGGACAGGAAAAAGTTGTCCCGGTATCGAAATTAAAAGTGGAAGACATTGTTGCCGTCCGGGCTGGTGAACGGATTCCGGCTGACGGCATGATTACGAAAGGATCAACTGCGATTGATGAAAGTGCAATTACGGGGGAGTCCATTCCGGTAAGCAAACAAAACAGTGAGGAAGTTTTTGCCGGTACAGTAGCATTGGACGGATCCATTTCAATCAAAATCACCAAGCCTGCCAGTGAAACACTTTTTCAAAAAATCATTCAGATGGTTCAGACTGCCCAGGAGGAAAAGTCACCGTCACAACTGTTTATCGAGCGGTTTGAAGGAACCTATGTAAAAGTTGTGCTGGCGGTTGTCGCCGTTATGATGTTTTTGCCAACACTACTATTCAGCTGGTCTCTCTCGGAAAGCATTTACCGGGCCATGATTCTGCTCGTTGTAGCATCGCCATGTGCCCTTGTTGCTTCCATTATGCCTGCAACATTATCGGCCATTTCAAACAGCGCCAAACGCGGTGTATTGTTTAAAGGCGGTGTTCATGCAGAGAATTTAAGTCATATGAAAGCTATTGCATTCGACAAAACCGGTACATTAACAAATGGGACTCCGGAAGTGACCGACCTGTATACTGAACCAAATGTGGAAAAAGAATTTATTCTTCTTCATGCCGGCGCCATCGAAAAAGAATCGACACATCCACTGGCAGAAGCAATTACCAGTAACAGCAGCGGAATGGACTTTTCCAAGGTAAATGTACAGGAAGTAAAAACATGGAGCGGCAATGGGATTACAGCAATTATCGATAATGAGACGTGGAAAATTGGCAAAGCCGGGTTTGTAGGGGAATCAGCAGCAAGCCACTTTCAAAACGGAATCGCAGAAAAAATGGCTGCACAGGGAAAAACAATTGTGTTCGTCAAACGAAATCAACATATCATTGCGATGTACGCATTAAAAGATACGATCCGTAAAGAAGCCAAAAAAGCGATTAAAACCCTCCACAAACAAGGGATTCATACCATTATGCTTACCGGTGATAATGAAACAACTGCCAAGGCAATTGCTGCGGAAGCCGGCATTGACGATTATATTGCAACGTGTCTTCCTGAAGAGAAAGTCAATCACGTCAAAGCACTTCGGAATAAATATGGAAATGTTGCAATGGTTGGTGACGGAATTAATGACGCCCCTGCACTGGCAACTGCCAATATCGGAATTGCCATGGGAAAAGGAACAGATGCAGCATTGGAAACCGCGGATATTGTACTTATGAAAAATGACCTTCCGAAAATAACGAACGCCATCCTTTTGTCAGAACGGATGAATCGCATCGTCAAACAAAATGTGATCTTTTCGATGAGTGTCATTCTGCTGTTGATTGCATCCAATTTTCTGCAGGTACTGGATTTACCGCTCGGAGTAATCGGACACGAAGGAAGCACCATCCTTGTTATTTTAAACGGCTTGAGATTGCTGAAATAG
- a CDS encoding MFS transporter: MVSIKTRFWILISLVSISGFSQGMLLPLLAIILEQNGISSSVNGLHATGLYVGVLLASPFIEKPMRKYGFKPIILVGGALVFISMALFPFWESLWFWFILRVTIGIGDNMLHLGTQTWITTTSSKQSRGKNIAFYGLFFGLGFTVGPLMTRLLAIHEALPFLLSAFLSMLVWSSMFFVRNYWPEADDSIETGTSTSIGRFIKTGKIAWVALLPAFGYGFLEATLHGIFPIYGLRIGHDVEILSLIIPCFAAGSIITQIPLGMYSDRYGRRNILLGVLTLGIVSFLIAAIMETSVTALFISFATAGMFVGSLYSLSITYLADILPPFLLPAGNLMTGISFSIGSISGPYLGGLFIEFIPGISFFYMIAGMLVLILAAIYFKKEPEARHIV, encoded by the coding sequence GTGGTATCTATTAAGACAAGATTTTGGATTTTAATTTCACTTGTTTCCATTTCAGGCTTTTCACAGGGGATGCTACTGCCGTTATTAGCCATTATTCTGGAACAAAACGGTATATCATCTTCTGTTAACGGACTGCACGCCACCGGCTTGTATGTTGGTGTCTTATTAGCTTCTCCTTTTATCGAAAAGCCGATGCGAAAATACGGATTTAAACCAATTATTCTGGTCGGCGGTGCACTTGTATTTATATCAATGGCATTGTTTCCGTTTTGGGAGTCGCTTTGGTTCTGGTTCATTCTGCGGGTAACAATCGGGATTGGCGATAATATGCTCCATCTTGGTACACAAACATGGATTACAACAACAAGTTCCAAACAATCCCGCGGGAAAAACATCGCTTTCTACGGCTTGTTTTTTGGGCTCGGTTTTACGGTGGGACCGTTAATGACAAGGCTGCTTGCCATTCATGAAGCATTGCCATTTTTATTATCAGCATTCCTCAGCATGCTTGTCTGGTCCTCCATGTTTTTTGTACGAAATTATTGGCCGGAAGCTGACGATTCAATTGAAACCGGAACTTCCACTTCAATTGGAAGATTTATAAAAACTGGAAAAATAGCCTGGGTGGCACTGCTCCCCGCTTTTGGTTACGGCTTCCTGGAGGCAACGCTGCATGGCATATTTCCAATATACGGATTACGCATCGGGCATGATGTGGAAATTCTTTCACTGATTATCCCGTGCTTTGCGGCCGGGAGCATCATTACGCAAATCCCTTTAGGCATGTACAGTGACCGCTATGGCAGACGCAATATTTTATTGGGTGTTTTGACGCTCGGTATCGTCAGTTTTCTTATTGCAGCAATCATGGAGACATCTGTAACAGCATTGTTTATTTCCTTTGCAACCGCGGGGATGTTTGTCGGTTCACTTTATTCATTAAGTATTACATACCTTGCGGATATCCTGCCGCCCTTCCTATTGCCTGCAGGAAATCTTATGACGGGAATTTCTTTCAGCATTGGGAGCATCAGCGGTCCCTATTTAGGAGGACTGTTTATTGAATTCATCCCGGGCATTTCTTTCTTTTATATGATAGCAGGCATGTTGGTACTGATACTTGCAGCCATTTACTTCAAAAAAGAACCGGAAGCCCGGCACATTGTGTAG
- a CDS encoding OsmC family protein, with translation MEFYLKDNGMHTKLDYGELAISGNEEFGYRPFQLMVASIAGCSGSVFRKILVKQRTDFEDLIISAEVERNPQEANRIEKIVLHYTVKGRNLNYEKLDKNLKISRQNCSMIRSVENSIDIEETIEAIELSE, from the coding sequence ATGGAGTTCTATCTGAAAGATAATGGCATGCACACTAAATTGGATTATGGGGAGCTGGCGATTTCCGGAAATGAAGAATTTGGCTACCGGCCATTTCAATTGATGGTGGCGTCGATAGCCGGATGCAGCGGTTCCGTTTTCCGTAAAATTCTGGTTAAACAGCGGACCGATTTTGAGGATTTGATTATTTCCGCGGAGGTGGAGCGCAATCCGCAGGAAGCAAACCGGATCGAAAAAATTGTGCTGCATTATACCGTAAAGGGCCGAAATCTGAACTACGAAAAACTGGATAAAAATTTGAAAATTTCCAGACAAAATTGCTCCATGATTCGTTCTGTTGAAAATTCGATTGATATTGAAGAGACAATCGAAGCAATTGAGCTAAGTGAGTAA
- a CDS encoding YfkD famly protein: protein MKKRSFIITLILSALVLTLPFSAYGKEKQKKEDETKVPSHVLNISKENTYPNSTEDQEIVEPSEFTKEMISELDIPIENPELIKMLNETSINPSPIAFGYRGMVYIGRWPLNYKSKETNINWEYQKINTNEVNNMGGDKEQKLHYIQHNKKEIQGALTNKIANPNDIKKMMLLKAKEKIELPLAYSTVIGKDTKKDNSYSIPPDKFGKLQTYAPAVNEKGQVTFGEVYFQLKGPNKAIVIKNVTKQGIGAWIPIQDYVSFSFQLK, encoded by the coding sequence ATGAAAAAAAGATCATTCATTATTACATTAATTTTATCCGCACTTGTCTTAACGCTTCCCTTTTCTGCGTATGGTAAAGAAAAGCAGAAGAAAGAAGATGAGACGAAGGTTCCAAGCCATGTGCTGAACATATCAAAAGAAAACACATACCCAAATTCGACGGAAGATCAGGAAATAGTCGAACCGAGTGAATTCACGAAAGAAATGATCTCGGAACTAGATATTCCGATTGAAAACCCCGAGTTGATTAAAATGCTTAATGAAACATCGATAAATCCATCACCAATTGCATTTGGTTACCGGGGAATGGTTTATATTGGACGCTGGCCGCTCAACTATAAATCAAAAGAGACGAACATTAATTGGGAATATCAGAAGATCAACACAAATGAAGTGAATAACATGGGGGGAGATAAAGAACAGAAACTGCATTATATTCAGCACAATAAAAAGGAAATACAAGGTGCATTGACAAATAAAATTGCCAATCCCAATGATATTAAAAAAATGATGCTGTTAAAGGCAAAGGAGAAAATTGAACTCCCGCTGGCATACAGTACCGTAATTGGAAAAGATACCAAAAAGGATAACTCGTACTCTATCCCGCCAGATAAATTTGGTAAATTACAAACCTATGCCCCAGCAGTTAATGAAAAAGGGCAGGTGACATTCGGGGAAGTTTATTTTCAATTGAAAGGCCCCAACAAAGCAATCGTCATTAAAAATGTGACCAAACAAGGAATAGGTGCGTGGATTCCGATTCAGGATTACGTATCGTTCTCATTCCAGCTGAAATAA
- a CDS encoding Na+/H+ antiporter family protein, whose translation MEWVVVISVLVMTILSLFRVNVVLAIIIAAITAGVLSGQSIVESINMMIDGMGGQAETALSYILLGAFAVAISYTGITAILVNFLIRVLTGKKTMMLLVIAGVASLSQNVVPVHIAFIPILIPPLLKLFDDMKVDRRGIAAALTFGLKAPYIMIPAGFGLIFHGIIVKGMEQNGVEISMSETALSMLIPGAGMILGLLIAIFITYRKERVAQPGAGGGEVQFNPPEMVKVTFNRKHFLTLVAIAAALVVQIITQNLVAGALTGLLLMFILVAVPFKNGDQIMTEGISMMGTIAFVMLVASGYGHILTKTGSVDALVEVSSGFLGDNKALIAFLLLLVGLVVTMGIGSSFGTIPIIASLYVPICLAAGFSPMAIATLIGTSGALGDAGSPASDSTLGPTSGLNADGKHHHIWDTCVPTFMHYNIPLFIFGWVGAMVL comes from the coding sequence ATGGAATGGGTTGTGGTTATCTCAGTTTTGGTGATGACAATACTAAGTTTATTTCGTGTGAACGTTGTTTTAGCAATTATCATTGCGGCGATTACTGCCGGTGTATTGTCAGGCCAGTCAATTGTTGAATCAATAAATATGATGATAGATGGAATGGGCGGACAGGCAGAAACGGCTCTAAGTTATATTTTACTCGGTGCTTTCGCAGTAGCGATCAGCTATACCGGAATCACCGCTATATTAGTTAATTTCCTGATCCGGGTATTAACCGGAAAGAAAACGATGATGCTGCTCGTGATTGCCGGTGTCGCATCACTTTCGCAAAACGTGGTACCTGTTCATATTGCGTTTATACCAATATTAATACCACCATTATTAAAATTATTTGATGATATGAAAGTGGACCGCCGCGGAATAGCAGCTGCATTGACATTTGGGCTCAAAGCGCCTTATATCATGATTCCTGCAGGCTTTGGGCTTATTTTCCACGGAATTATTGTGAAGGGTATGGAGCAAAATGGTGTTGAAATCAGCATGTCGGAAACAGCGCTTTCCATGCTTATTCCGGGCGCGGGAATGATTCTTGGTTTGCTGATAGCTATTTTTATTACGTACCGGAAAGAACGGGTAGCGCAGCCTGGTGCTGGCGGGGGAGAGGTCCAGTTTAACCCTCCGGAGATGGTAAAAGTTACATTTAATCGGAAACATTTCCTCACACTTGTGGCCATTGCAGCAGCGCTGGTTGTTCAAATCATTACACAAAACTTGGTTGCAGGGGCATTAACCGGATTGCTTCTCATGTTTATTCTGGTTGCCGTTCCATTTAAGAATGGTGATCAGATAATGACAGAGGGCATTTCCATGATGGGGACGATTGCTTTTGTTATGCTCGTAGCTTCGGGTTACGGACACATTCTTACCAAAACTGGATCAGTCGATGCATTGGTTGAGGTTTCTTCGGGGTTTCTGGGGGATAATAAAGCCCTGATTGCCTTTCTTTTGCTGCTGGTTGGGTTGGTAGTGACGATGGGAATCGGTTCTTCATTCGGAACGATTCCAATTATCGCTTCATTATATGTGCCGATTTGTCTTGCCGCCGGTTTTTCACCAATGGCAATTGCAACGCTGATCGGTACATCAGGTGCGCTTGGTGATGCAGGTTCACCAGCATCAGACAGTACACTCGGGCCAACTTCAGGCCTAAATGCTGATGGAAAACACCACCACATTTGGGACACCTGTGTACCAACTTTCATGCACTATAACATCCCGCTGTTTATTTTCGGATGGGTCGGTGCAATGGTTTTATAA
- the pdaA gene encoding delta-lactam-biosynthetic de-N-acetylase, protein MRKLQFSVSIIMLFLAFLLVAGHVNAEGHGWGYKKNTDHTIPEIGKYKELLDKYGAYFADNSGEKVIYLTFDNGYEEGYTDDILDVLKKEDVPATFFVTGHYVKSKPKLVKRMVNEGHIIGNHSYHHPDFTTVTKKSMKKELESLEDAVAKVSDQEELKYLRPPRGMFNENTLKWSNELGYIHIFWSLAFKDWETDHQQGWKYAYNNIMDQIHPGAIVLLHTVSSDNAEALDKVITSLKKKGYQFKSLDYLVMKDLLPRPVFGY, encoded by the coding sequence ATGAGGAAATTGCAGTTTTCTGTTTCAATCATCATGCTATTCCTTGCTTTTCTGTTGGTTGCAGGACATGTGAACGCGGAAGGACACGGCTGGGGTTATAAGAAAAATACAGACCATACCATCCCGGAAATTGGCAAATACAAGGAACTTCTTGATAAATACGGTGCCTATTTTGCTGATAATTCCGGTGAAAAGGTGATCTATCTGACGTTTGATAATGGCTATGAGGAAGGCTATACAGACGATATTTTGGATGTATTGAAAAAAGAAGATGTCCCGGCAACATTTTTTGTAACCGGCCATTATGTGAAAAGTAAGCCAAAACTGGTGAAGCGGATGGTCAATGAAGGGCATATAATCGGAAATCACTCGTACCATCATCCGGATTTTACAACGGTAACGAAGAAATCAATGAAAAAAGAACTGGAATCACTGGAAGATGCGGTAGCTAAAGTTTCGGACCAGGAAGAATTAAAATATTTGCGGCCGCCCCGAGGTATGTTTAATGAAAATACATTGAAATGGTCAAATGAACTAGGATATATTCACATATTCTGGTCGCTCGCCTTTAAAGATTGGGAGACGGATCACCAGCAGGGATGGAAATATGCATACAATAATATTATGGACCAAATCCATCCAGGTGCCATCGTACTTCTTCATACTGTTTCATCTGATAATGCTGAGGCATTGGATAAAGTAATTACCTCGCTGAAAAAGAAAGGATATCAGTTCAAAAGCCTGGACTATTTGGTCATGAAAGATTTGCTGCCACGACCAGTGTTCGGTTATTAA
- the mbcS gene encoding acyl-CoA synthetase MbcS, whose amino-acid sequence MNRDDLIAPKTYNIVMEMERFAKDPNRKALIWQNDAGESKEITYEQLIKNVNKIGNAFLEHGLKRGDKILIMIPRLIEAYETYLAALKTGIIIIPSSEMLKTKDLQYRISHGEVSGVVSYYPFVDQYTAINEYDDLKLFSVGKQVDGWLHLDDLKEKASDELGMADTESDDIAFLPYTSGTTGNPKGVVHTHGWGYAHLKTASANWLSINEGDKVWATAGPGWQKWIWSPFLSVLGAGATGFVYNGKFDPKTYLGLLQDHDINVLCCTPTEYRLMAKVDNLADYQLPALHSAVSAGEPLNREVIDIFQKYFNVTVRDGYGQTENTLLLGFMKDTKVKPGAMGKPTPGNEVEVVDENGELVPVGEVGDIAVKLNCPALFREYFKDSERTNMSKRGDYYITGDQASKDNEGYFWFEGRGDDIIISSGYTIGPFEVEDALVKHPSVQECAVVASPHEIRGNIVKAYIVLQPGVTGNDEVVKELQDHVKALTAPYKYPREIEFIEELPKTTSGKIRRIELRQKEKANQ is encoded by the coding sequence ATGAACAGGGATGATTTGATTGCTCCGAAAACCTACAACATTGTGATGGAGATGGAGCGTTTTGCAAAAGACCCGAACCGAAAAGCGCTTATTTGGCAAAACGATGCCGGGGAGTCAAAAGAAATTACGTATGAACAATTAATAAAAAATGTGAACAAAATAGGCAACGCTTTTCTTGAGCATGGATTGAAACGTGGAGACAAAATTCTCATTATGATTCCAAGGCTGATTGAAGCGTATGAAACATATCTGGCTGCACTGAAGACGGGGATTATCATTATACCAAGTTCGGAAATGCTGAAAACAAAAGACCTGCAATACCGGATCAGCCATGGGGAAGTAAGTGGAGTTGTCAGCTATTATCCATTTGTCGACCAGTACACAGCTATTAACGAATATGATGATTTGAAGTTGTTTTCCGTTGGTAAGCAGGTTGATGGCTGGCTTCATTTGGATGACTTGAAGGAAAAAGCATCAGATGAATTGGGAATGGCGGATACGGAAAGCGACGATATCGCATTTTTACCGTATACATCCGGAACAACCGGAAACCCAAAAGGCGTAGTACATACACATGGCTGGGGCTATGCGCATTTAAAAACCGCATCAGCTAACTGGCTGTCCATTAATGAAGGGGATAAGGTCTGGGCAACTGCGGGTCCCGGCTGGCAAAAATGGATCTGGAGTCCGTTTCTGTCTGTATTGGGTGCTGGTGCAACCGGATTTGTTTACAATGGAAAATTCGATCCGAAAACATATCTTGGATTGCTGCAGGACCATGATATTAATGTGCTGTGCTGTACACCGACAGAGTACCGCCTGATGGCAAAAGTGGACAACCTGGCTGATTATCAGTTGCCTGCGCTTCACAGTGCAGTGTCCGCCGGCGAACCACTCAACAGGGAAGTGATTGATATATTCCAGAAATATTTCAATGTAACTGTTCGTGATGGATACGGCCAAACTGAAAATACATTACTCCTTGGATTTATGAAAGATACGAAAGTAAAACCTGGGGCAATGGGTAAACCAACTCCGGGGAATGAAGTTGAAGTTGTCGATGAAAATGGTGAACTGGTACCAGTGGGGGAAGTCGGGGACATCGCGGTGAAGCTGAATTGTCCTGCACTTTTCCGGGAATACTTCAAGGATTCCGAGCGTACGAATATGTCCAAACGTGGTGATTACTATATTACCGGGGACCAGGCCTCCAAAGACAACGAAGGATACTTCTGGTTCGAAGGCCGCGGTGATGACATTATTATTAGTTCCGGCTATACGATCGGGCCGTTTGAAGTGGAGGATGCACTTGTGAAGCATCCATCTGTACAGGAATGTGCTGTTGTGGCAAGCCCGCATGAAATCCGCGGAAATATAGTGAAGGCATATATAGTACTGCAGCCGGGTGTTACTGGAAATGATGAAGTCGTGAAAGAGCTTCAGGACCATGTGAAAGCTTTAACCGCGCCATATAAATATCCGCGGGAAATTGAATTTATTGAAGAATTGCCGAAAACAACATCCGGTAAAATCAGACGTATCGAACTTAGGCAAAAGGAAAAAGCAAATCAGTAA
- a CDS encoding LCP family protein: MDESRSGRRNHNRKSWKKPVLLIILLLIILVVAIGIYTVFHGYQAAKEAYNSLDRPGNKSALRDEAVTVGEDPISLLLMGVETYATHGKNGRADTLVVVTLNPKTDQMTMTSVPRDTRVDLPAEAVGQYAGYHKINAAYTFGAISGYGSNKLTVESVEEMLDIPIDGYIAVNFKGFRNIVDALGGVTVDIKKGFWEKNIFNDNKRIYFKEGKTTLNGEEALAFVRMRKRDVNTVYPRDARQRQFIQAAVDKAISVRTLLNLGDISDILGKNTETSLRPKEIFSLMKTYTSLNSKEVKTIEIEGIDQRIGGTLYFIPSEAGLQQATGQLKEALDIQ, encoded by the coding sequence ATGGACGAATCCAGGTCAGGACGCAGAAATCATAATCGTAAATCATGGAAGAAACCAGTTCTGCTTATTATCCTTTTGCTGATCATTCTTGTGGTGGCTATTGGAATTTATACTGTTTTTCATGGCTACCAAGCGGCAAAAGAAGCCTATAATAGCTTGGATCGTCCCGGTAATAAATCAGCATTGCGGGATGAAGCGGTCACGGTCGGTGAAGATCCCATCTCCCTGCTGCTTATGGGTGTGGAAACATATGCGACACATGGCAAGAACGGCCGCGCTGACACGTTGGTGGTTGTTACTTTAAACCCGAAGACAGATCAAATGACCATGACTTCCGTTCCCCGGGACACACGGGTAGATTTGCCGGCTGAAGCTGTTGGACAATATGCCGGTTACCATAAAATAAATGCAGCCTATACATTTGGGGCCATCTCCGGGTACGGCAGCAATAAACTTACGGTGGAATCGGTCGAGGAAATGCTGGATATTCCAATCGACGGCTATATTGCAGTAAACTTTAAAGGTTTCCGAAATATTGTCGATGCACTTGGCGGCGTTACGGTTGATATTAAGAAAGGTTTTTGGGAAAAAAATATTTTCAACGATAATAAACGGATTTATTTTAAAGAAGGAAAAACAACATTAAATGGTGAGGAGGCACTTGCTTTTGTGCGGATGCGCAAGCGTGATGTCAATACGGTTTATCCGAGGGATGCAAGACAGCGGCAATTTATTCAAGCTGCAGTGGACAAAGCAATTTCCGTCCGAACGTTGTTAAATCTCGGTGATATCTCGGACATTCTCGGCAAAAATACCGAGACAAGTCTTCGGCCAAAAGAAATATTCAGTCTGATGAAAACGTACACTTCCCTCAACTCCAAAGAAGTCAAAACCATTGAAATTGAGGGTATTGACCAGCGGATAGGCGGAACACTCTATTTTATTCCGTCCGAAGCGGGACTGCAGCAAGCAACCGGTCAGTTGAAAGAAGCATTGGATATACAATAA